One stretch of Amycolatopsis tolypomycina DNA includes these proteins:
- a CDS encoding serine/threonine-protein kinase yields MTTTWCHGRPVGPIGFCEVCGRRRVPVAPSAPSVPAPESTHRSIEFKRSVELWSGEADFQSLPAIEVPDPEKLVLADPDYPEQHRFCGHCGEPVGRAYAGEPAFAEGFCENCGERFSFLPKLKRGERVGDRYDVLGCFARGGLGWVYLAADTALAGQHVALKGVINSGNAVLRALARVERDVLVRLDHPNIVRISDFVEHPPPGGGEPDTYLVMEYVGGRSLRDLLRQGPPPRVEHVIVYGRAILGALDYLHGEGLLYCDMKPENVIHGDKRVKVIDLGAARPIGDRTGPSVGTEGFQAPAHELARHGLTVRSDLHTVGRTLQVLLEAASEDVAPDRIAGGLDSLHRVLERAVAPFERRFATASETAEQLDGVRREILSLRDERPRPVPSALFEDTAELLDDGLGAVPGLDHWVAGEGAAGPLDLGLPGAADGAGRLPIPRVAADDAAAEFIAIAGAPGPHRWLDKLAMFGESSVEIAFARTRALVALGDAAAAAAALANAEEQLGAEAARDWRAAWHHGLLALAREDAEQAAAAFDRVHRSWPGEIAPKLALGFCAELRGHTAQAERWYRSVWHRDHNQASAAFGLARCYLRTAGRDAAVALLDAVPPISRHYDAARIAAVRIRAGRLSYGAPDRDDFADAARRLPELYLDREAQDRLEALVREAALAALPALAGEIGPYGWDGGALLGERVSERGLRSLLEQSLRRLAEQAADRDAHGVLVDLANSVRPKTRR; encoded by the coding sequence GTGACGACCACGTGGTGCCACGGGCGGCCGGTCGGGCCCATCGGGTTCTGCGAGGTGTGCGGGCGCCGCCGGGTGCCGGTGGCACCGTCCGCCCCGTCGGTGCCGGCGCCGGAGAGCACCCACCGCAGTATCGAATTCAAACGCAGTGTCGAACTCTGGAGCGGCGAAGCGGACTTCCAGTCCCTGCCTGCCATCGAGGTGCCGGACCCGGAGAAGCTCGTCCTCGCCGACCCGGACTACCCCGAGCAGCACCGGTTCTGCGGCCACTGCGGGGAACCCGTCGGCCGCGCCTACGCCGGTGAACCGGCGTTCGCCGAGGGGTTCTGCGAGAACTGCGGCGAGCGCTTCTCCTTCCTGCCCAAGCTGAAACGCGGCGAACGGGTCGGTGACCGCTACGACGTCCTCGGCTGCTTCGCCCGCGGCGGGCTCGGCTGGGTGTACCTGGCCGCCGACACCGCGCTCGCCGGCCAGCACGTCGCGCTCAAGGGCGTGATCAACAGCGGCAACGCCGTGCTGCGCGCGCTCGCGCGGGTCGAGCGCGACGTGCTCGTCCGGCTCGACCACCCGAACATCGTGCGCATCAGCGACTTCGTCGAGCACCCGCCGCCCGGCGGCGGCGAGCCGGACACCTACCTGGTGATGGAGTACGTCGGCGGGCGGTCGCTGCGCGATCTCCTGCGGCAGGGGCCGCCGCCGCGGGTCGAGCACGTGATCGTCTACGGCCGGGCGATCCTCGGCGCGCTCGACTACCTCCACGGCGAAGGCCTGCTCTACTGCGACATGAAGCCGGAGAACGTGATCCACGGCGACAAGCGGGTCAAGGTCATCGACCTCGGCGCGGCCCGCCCGATCGGCGACCGGACCGGGCCGAGCGTCGGCACCGAAGGCTTCCAGGCACCGGCGCACGAGCTGGCCCGGCACGGCCTGACCGTGCGCTCGGACCTGCACACCGTCGGCCGGACGCTGCAGGTGCTGCTCGAAGCCGCGAGCGAAGACGTCGCCCCGGACCGGATCGCCGGCGGGCTGGACTCGCTGCACCGGGTGCTCGAACGCGCGGTCGCGCCGTTCGAGCGGCGGTTCGCCACGGCGTCGGAGACGGCCGAGCAGCTCGACGGCGTGCGCCGGGAAATCCTGTCGCTGCGCGACGAACGGCCGCGGCCGGTGCCGTCGGCGCTGTTCGAGGACACGGCGGAGCTGCTCGACGACGGCCTCGGCGCGGTACCCGGCCTCGACCACTGGGTCGCCGGCGAAGGGGCCGCCGGCCCGCTGGACCTCGGCCTGCCGGGCGCCGCCGACGGCGCGGGCCGGCTGCCGATCCCGCGGGTGGCGGCCGACGACGCCGCGGCCGAGTTCATCGCCATCGCGGGCGCGCCCGGGCCGCACCGCTGGCTGGACAAGCTCGCGATGTTCGGCGAGAGCTCGGTGGAGATCGCGTTCGCCCGGACGCGGGCGCTGGTCGCGCTGGGCGACGCCGCGGCGGCGGCCGCGGCACTGGCGAACGCCGAAGAGCAGCTGGGGGCCGAGGCCGCGCGCGACTGGCGGGCGGCCTGGCACCACGGCCTGCTGGCGCTGGCCCGCGAAGACGCCGAGCAGGCCGCGGCCGCGTTCGACCGGGTGCACCGCAGCTGGCCCGGCGAGATCGCGCCGAAGCTGGCGCTCGGGTTCTGCGCCGAACTGCGCGGGCACACCGCGCAGGCGGAACGCTGGTACCGCTCGGTGTGGCACCGCGACCACAACCAGGCCAGCGCGGCCTTCGGCCTGGCCCGCTGCTACCTGCGGACCGCGGGCCGCGATGCCGCGGTCGCCCTGCTGGACGCCGTTCCGCCGATCTCGCGCCACTACGACGCGGCGCGGATCGCGGCCGTGCGGATCCGGGCCGGGCGCCTGTCGTACGGGGCACCGGACCGGGACGACTTCGCCGACGCGGCGCGGCGGCTGCCCGAGCTCTACCTCGACCGGGAGGCGCAGGACCGGCTGGAGGCGCTCGTGCGCGAGGCCGCACTGGCCGCGCTGCCCGCACTGGCCGGGGAAATCGGCCCGTACGGCTGGGACGGCGGCGCGCTCCTCGGCGAGCGCGTCTCCGAACGCGGCCTGCGGTCGCTGCTGGAGCAGTCCCTGCGCCGGCTCGCCGAGCAGGCGGCCGACCGCGACGCCCACGGCGTGCTCGTCGACCTCGCGAACTCCGTCCGGCCGAAGACGAGAAGGTGA
- a CDS encoding trypsin-like peptidase domain-containing protein: protein MREHNGSAEGRAGDPEPWRVCLSDSSGRALGAGMLLGEATVLTCAHVVQAAGEEALSGGPVLVRFVGLTGMPEAQATVRPGCWVPQTDDGRGDIALLDLAEAFPHVPGAPLVRLGAVRDRVVHTYGFPAPHRYGVWVNNAELAGPAGAAGEWIQLNSPLPGERVRRGFSGAGVIDKATGAVLGMVVTEYTDERAGLAYLIPVEVIVRHVPDVARWVGEPPRPPAGPLIVVIGDRDSAVRQGFLAQVRRERRGSRISGERLDAIVDATGKTTGEVAEHVSAGISTGEVLTVLETNPEDVAVAVTGVEDARAPEEVLTDVVRPLVDKGATVLVQFSTPDSPGVRLARRWEIERNARRLDRLALLVEMVEHEEERTRERAARLGSPVAVPGGSADLRLRLAALRSAGERIEPGRVRRALAATERDAEAARWELVRLYGRLDALADRHDELRGRLRGYNAKATGAGLMEDEELGELYRAAMAVLTTRPAEPEAAAEPVERYVRAVRRRLEGA, encoded by the coding sequence GTGAGGGAGCACAACGGTTCTGCCGAGGGGCGCGCGGGGGATCCGGAACCGTGGCGGGTGTGCCTGTCGGACTCGTCGGGCCGGGCACTGGGCGCCGGGATGCTGCTGGGCGAAGCCACGGTGCTCACCTGCGCGCACGTGGTGCAGGCAGCCGGGGAGGAAGCGCTTTCGGGCGGGCCCGTGCTGGTGCGGTTCGTCGGCCTGACGGGCATGCCGGAAGCGCAGGCCACCGTGCGGCCCGGCTGCTGGGTGCCGCAGACGGACGACGGCCGGGGTGACATCGCCCTGCTCGACCTCGCCGAAGCGTTCCCGCACGTGCCCGGCGCCCCGCTGGTGCGCCTGGGTGCGGTGCGCGACCGGGTGGTCCACACCTACGGCTTTCCGGCGCCGCACCGGTACGGCGTCTGGGTGAACAACGCCGAGCTGGCCGGTCCGGCCGGCGCCGCCGGGGAGTGGATCCAGCTCAACTCGCCGCTGCCCGGCGAGCGGGTCCGGCGCGGCTTCAGCGGTGCCGGCGTGATCGACAAGGCGACCGGTGCCGTGCTGGGCATGGTGGTCACCGAGTACACCGACGAACGGGCCGGGCTCGCCTACCTGATCCCGGTCGAGGTGATCGTCCGGCACGTGCCGGACGTCGCCCGGTGGGTGGGCGAGCCGCCGCGGCCGCCGGCGGGACCGCTGATCGTGGTCATCGGCGACCGCGACTCGGCCGTCCGGCAGGGTTTCCTGGCGCAGGTGCGGCGCGAGCGCCGGGGATCCCGGATCTCCGGCGAGCGGCTCGACGCGATCGTGGACGCGACCGGCAAGACCACCGGCGAGGTGGCCGAGCACGTCAGTGCGGGCATCAGCACCGGCGAGGTGCTCACCGTCCTGGAGACCAACCCCGAGGACGTCGCGGTGGCGGTGACCGGCGTCGAAGACGCGCGGGCACCGGAGGAAGTGCTCACCGACGTGGTGCGGCCGCTGGTCGACAAGGGCGCCACCGTGCTGGTCCAGTTCAGCACGCCGGACTCGCCCGGGGTGCGGCTGGCGCGGCGCTGGGAGATCGAGCGCAACGCGCGGCGCCTGGACCGGCTGGCGCTGCTGGTCGAAATGGTGGAGCACGAAGAGGAACGCACGCGGGAGCGGGCCGCCCGGCTCGGTTCGCCGGTGGCGGTGCCCGGCGGTTCCGCGGACCTGCGCCTGCGGCTGGCCGCGCTGCGTTCGGCGGGCGAGCGGATCGAGCCGGGGCGCGTGCGGCGCGCGCTGGCGGCGACCGAACGCGACGCGGAAGCGGCCCGGTGGGAGCTGGTCCGGCTGTACGGCAGGCTCGACGCGCTGGCCGACCGGCACGACGAACTGCGCGGACGGCTGCGCGGCTACAACGCCAAGGCGACCGGCGCGGGCCTGATGGAGGACGAAGAGCTGGGCGAGCTGTACCGCGCGGCCATGGCGGTGCTGACCACGCGGCCGGCCGAACCGGAGGCGGCGGCCGAGCCGGTCGAGCGGTACGTGCGCGCGGTGCGCCGCAGGCTGGAGGGCGCGTGA
- a CDS encoding ABC transporter permease: MIWLIWRQHRKQVLFTLAALAALGALMVPTGLAMHAKYDSMGLAACRAALGGASMITQTDAVARCENLGHEFQQEFGGMVFVAILFVVLPVLVGVFFGAPLVAREVEQGTHRLVWTQGVTRLQWALAKFGLVGAMTAVLAIGYALGVSWWFRPLVSAGNGRLGYFSFDVQGIVPVAYTLFALALGVFAGTYWRKVLPAMGISLVGFAVVRIAVEVLARPRFLPAQNLTFAPAGGQTPNPGAGNWVMDVGVRNAAGDLVLPNAQLGPCPPDGCFDTVAGPGAQNWVQFQPGDRFWLFQGIEAGIFVLLAAVLVLFALHRVRTIA; encoded by the coding sequence GTGATCTGGCTGATCTGGCGGCAGCACCGCAAGCAGGTGCTGTTCACCCTCGCCGCACTGGCCGCGCTCGGCGCGCTGATGGTGCCCACAGGCCTGGCGATGCACGCGAAGTACGACAGCATGGGGCTGGCCGCCTGCCGGGCCGCGCTCGGCGGTGCGTCGATGATCACGCAGACCGACGCGGTTGCCCGCTGCGAAAACCTCGGCCACGAGTTCCAGCAGGAGTTCGGCGGCATGGTGTTCGTCGCCATCCTGTTCGTGGTCCTGCCGGTGCTGGTCGGCGTGTTCTTCGGCGCGCCGCTGGTCGCCCGCGAGGTCGAACAGGGCACCCACCGTCTGGTGTGGACACAGGGGGTGACCCGCCTGCAGTGGGCGCTGGCGAAGTTCGGGCTGGTCGGGGCGATGACCGCCGTGCTGGCGATCGGGTACGCGCTGGGCGTGTCGTGGTGGTTCCGGCCGCTGGTCAGCGCGGGCAACGGCCGGCTGGGCTACTTCTCGTTCGACGTGCAGGGGATCGTCCCGGTCGCGTACACGCTGTTCGCATTGGCGCTGGGCGTCTTCGCCGGGACGTACTGGCGGAAAGTCCTGCCCGCCATGGGGATCTCCCTGGTCGGCTTCGCGGTGGTCCGCATCGCGGTCGAGGTGCTCGCCCGGCCGCGGTTCCTGCCCGCGCAGAACCTCACGTTCGCGCCGGCCGGCGGGCAGACGCCGAACCCCGGGGCCGGCAACTGGGTGATGGACGTCGGTGTCCGCAACGCGGCCGGTGACCTCGTCCTGCCGAACGCCCAGCTCGGCCCGTGCCCGCCCGATGGCTGCTTCGACACCGTCGCCGGTCCCGGCGCGCAGAACTGGGTGCAGTTCCAGCCGGGGGACCGGTTCTGGCTCTTCCAGGGCATCGAAGCCGGGATCTTCGTGCTCCTGGCGGCGGTGCTCGTGCTCTTCGCTCTCCACCGGGTGCGCACGATCGCCTGA
- a CDS encoding ABC transporter ATP-binding protein, with the protein MELAVEAAALGKRYGRTWALRDCALEVPAGRIAALVGPNGAGKTTLLHLAVGLLKPDAGEVRVFGRAPGEALPDIGFVAQDTPLYRDFTAAELVTMGGKLNRRRWDAALARDRLAALGIPPDKPVGKLSGGQRAQVALALALAKRPRLLLLDEPIASLDPLARREFMQTLMGAVADSETTVLLSSHLLADLERSCDHLIVLQWSRVRLAGAVDELLAGHRTLTGPRAGSESIAGVAEVVRASHTERQSTLLVRRGDGPIDPLWTEHEVTLEDVVLAHLAEADAETRVPASAWGVPA; encoded by the coding sequence ATGGAACTGGCGGTGGAAGCCGCGGCGCTGGGCAAGCGCTACGGCCGCACCTGGGCGTTGCGCGACTGCGCGCTGGAGGTGCCTGCCGGGCGGATCGCCGCGCTCGTCGGCCCCAACGGCGCGGGCAAGACGACGCTGCTGCACCTGGCCGTCGGCCTGCTGAAACCCGACGCGGGCGAGGTGCGCGTCTTCGGGCGGGCGCCGGGGGAAGCGCTGCCGGACATCGGGTTCGTCGCGCAGGACACCCCGCTCTACCGCGACTTCACCGCGGCGGAGCTGGTCACCATGGGCGGCAAGCTCAACCGCCGCCGCTGGGACGCCGCGCTGGCCCGCGACCGGCTCGCCGCGCTCGGCATCCCGCCGGACAAGCCGGTCGGGAAGCTGTCCGGCGGGCAACGCGCCCAGGTCGCGCTGGCACTGGCACTGGCCAAGCGGCCCCGGCTGCTGCTGCTCGACGAACCCATCGCCAGCCTCGACCCCCTCGCGCGCCGGGAGTTCATGCAGACGCTGATGGGTGCCGTGGCCGACAGCGAGACGACCGTGCTGCTGTCCTCGCACCTGCTCGCCGACCTCGAACGCAGCTGCGACCACCTGATCGTCCTGCAGTGGTCCCGCGTCCGGCTGGCGGGCGCGGTCGACGAGCTGCTCGCCGGCCACCGCACGCTCACCGGGCCGCGGGCCGGCAGCGAATCCATCGCCGGGGTGGCGGAGGTCGTCCGGGCGAGCCACACCGAACGCCAGTCGACGCTGCTGGTCCGCCGCGGCGACGGGCCGATCGATCCACTGTGGACGGAGCATGAAGTGACCCTGGAAGACGTGGTGCTGGCCCACCTCGCCGAGGCCGACGCCGAGACCCGCGTCCCGGCGTCCGCGTGGGGGGTGCCGGCGTGA
- a CDS encoding GntR family transcriptional regulator, whose amino-acid sequence MIEFVLDGRSRVATYMQLVVQVKQALRVGLLRPGDQLPKVRDVAEALAINPNTVLKAYRELVLEGLAEGRPGVGTFVTGSLAGPSLGHQGQLRDELKTWLERAEAAGMSPDDIAALIETTIRGTRVPHDLS is encoded by the coding sequence GTGATCGAGTTCGTGCTCGACGGCCGTTCCCGGGTGGCCACGTACATGCAGCTCGTCGTCCAGGTGAAGCAGGCGCTGCGCGTCGGCCTCCTGCGGCCCGGCGACCAGCTGCCGAAGGTGCGGGACGTGGCCGAGGCGCTGGCGATCAACCCGAACACCGTGCTCAAGGCCTACCGCGAGCTGGTGCTGGAGGGGCTCGCCGAAGGCCGCCCGGGGGTGGGCACGTTCGTCACCGGCAGCCTGGCCGGGCCCTCGCTGGGCCACCAGGGACAGCTGCGCGACGAGCTGAAGACCTGGCTGGAGCGCGCCGAAGCCGCGGGGATGTCGCCCGACGACATCGCCGCCCTCATCGAAACCACGATCCGCGGCACCCGGGTGCCGCACGACCTGTCGTAG
- a CDS encoding cyclase family protein: MSLLDGLSKAIAGGAVEIVDLTAPLSSSTPILRLPEPFANTIPFRLEEISRYDERGPRWYWNDIHTGEHTGTHLDVPVHWLSGKDGHDVSQVPLETLVAPAVVLDFSARAAEDPDFLLSVDDVRAWTAEHGPLPDGGWLLYRTGWDTRSGDQEEFLNADETGSHTPGVSPDCARWLAEETPITGLGVETVGTDAGQAPGLEPMFPCHELLLGAGKHGLTQLQNLATLPPTGVLLVVSPLPIVGGSGSPARVLALVER, encoded by the coding sequence ATGTCGTTGTTGGACGGGCTGAGCAAGGCGATCGCGGGCGGGGCGGTCGAGATCGTCGACCTCACCGCGCCCCTGAGCTCGAGCACGCCGATCCTGCGGCTGCCGGAACCGTTCGCCAACACGATCCCGTTCCGGCTGGAGGAGATCAGCCGCTACGACGAGCGCGGCCCGCGGTGGTACTGGAACGACATCCACACCGGCGAGCACACCGGCACCCACCTGGACGTCCCGGTGCACTGGCTGTCCGGAAAGGACGGTCACGACGTCTCGCAGGTGCCGCTGGAGACGCTGGTGGCGCCCGCGGTCGTGCTCGACTTCTCGGCGCGGGCGGCCGAGGACCCGGACTTCCTGCTCTCGGTCGACGACGTCCGGGCGTGGACGGCGGAGCACGGGCCCCTGCCCGACGGCGGCTGGCTGCTGTACCGCACCGGCTGGGACACCCGCAGCGGCGACCAGGAGGAGTTCCTCAACGCCGACGAAACCGGCTCGCACACCCCGGGCGTGTCCCCCGACTGCGCGCGGTGGCTCGCCGAGGAAACGCCGATCACCGGGCTCGGCGTCGAGACGGTCGGCACGGACGCGGGTCAGGCGCCCGGCCTGGAGCCGATGTTCCCCTGCCACGAACTGCTGCTGGGCGCGGGCAAGCACGGCCTGACGCAGCTGCAGAACCTCGCGACCCTGCCGCCGACCGGCGTGCTGCTGGTGGTTTCCCCGTTGCCGATCGTCGGCGGCTCGGGCAGTCCCGCCCGGGTGCTGGCCCTGGTGGAGCGGTGA
- a CDS encoding thiamine pyrophosphate-binding protein — protein sequence MNVAELVGRTLAGLGAGPAFGVVGSGNFEVTNALRAGGVRFVAARHEGGAASMADAYARISGKVSVLSLHQGCGLTNAVTGITEAAKSRTPLLVLTADSAGASVLSNFRIDQDGLATAVGAVPERVHSAASAVADTVRAFRTAHQQRRTVVLNLPLDVQAAPAPDLPALPVVAGAAPVRPDAASAAALSAELAGPAAVRPDAASAAALADLLAAAERPVFIAGRGARSSGDVLRELAARCGALLATSAVAHGLFQGDPFALGISGGFASPAAAELIVGADLVVGWGCALNMWTTRHGKLLSPHAKLAQVDVEQAALGAHRPNDLGVVGDVACTVSDVLALTPARPGYRTDEVAARIAAGRWNDVLYEDLSGDGRIDPRTLSRLLDELLPAERIVSIDSGNFMGYPSAYLSVPDEQGFCFTQAFQSIGLGLGTAIGAALARPDRLPVLGTGDGGFHMALSELDTAVRLGLPLVVIVYNDAAYGAEIHHFGDADMTTVRFPDSDLAAIARGFGCTGITVRSPGDLPAVREWLAGPRSAPLVIDAKIADDGGSWWLAEAFRH from the coding sequence GTGAACGTCGCCGAACTGGTCGGCCGGACACTGGCCGGCCTCGGCGCCGGCCCGGCGTTCGGCGTGGTGGGCAGCGGCAACTTCGAGGTGACGAACGCGCTGCGCGCGGGCGGCGTCCGGTTCGTCGCGGCCCGCCACGAGGGCGGCGCGGCGAGCATGGCCGACGCCTACGCCCGGATCAGCGGCAAGGTGTCGGTGCTGTCGCTGCACCAGGGCTGCGGCCTGACCAACGCCGTCACCGGGATCACCGAAGCGGCCAAGAGCCGGACGCCGCTGCTGGTGCTCACGGCGGACTCGGCGGGCGCGTCGGTGCTGTCGAACTTCCGCATCGACCAGGACGGCCTGGCCACGGCGGTCGGCGCGGTGCCCGAGCGCGTGCACTCGGCCGCGAGCGCGGTGGCCGACACGGTCCGGGCGTTCCGGACGGCGCACCAGCAGCGCCGGACGGTGGTGCTGAACCTGCCCCTCGACGTCCAGGCGGCGCCGGCGCCCGACTTGCCCGCGCTGCCGGTGGTGGCCGGGGCCGCCCCGGTGCGGCCGGACGCCGCCTCGGCGGCCGCGTTGTCGGCCGAGTTGGCCGGGCCCGCCGCGGTGCGGCCGGACGCCGCGTCGGCGGCCGCGTTGGCGGACCTGCTGGCGGCTGCCGAGCGGCCGGTGTTCATCGCCGGCCGGGGCGCCCGTTCGAGTGGCGACGTGCTGCGGGAGCTGGCCGCGCGGTGCGGTGCGCTGCTGGCGACGTCCGCCGTGGCGCACGGCCTGTTCCAAGGCGACCCGTTCGCGCTGGGCATCTCGGGCGGCTTCGCGTCCCCGGCGGCGGCCGAGCTGATCGTGGGCGCCGACCTGGTCGTCGGCTGGGGGTGCGCGCTGAACATGTGGACGACCCGCCACGGCAAGCTGCTCAGCCCGCACGCCAAGCTGGCCCAGGTCGACGTCGAGCAGGCGGCGCTGGGCGCCCACCGCCCGAACGACCTGGGCGTGGTCGGCGACGTCGCGTGCACCGTGTCGGACGTCCTCGCCCTGACCCCCGCGCGCCCGGGCTACCGCACGGACGAGGTGGCGGCCCGGATCGCGGCCGGCCGCTGGAACGACGTCTTGTACGAGGACCTGTCCGGCGACGGCCGGATCGACCCGCGGACGTTGAGCAGGCTCCTGGACGAGCTGCTCCCGGCCGAGCGGATCGTCTCGATCGACTCGGGCAACTTCATGGGCTACCCGAGCGCGTACCTGTCGGTCCCCGACGAGCAGGGGTTCTGCTTCACGCAGGCGTTCCAGAGCATCGGCCTGGGCCTGGGCACGGCGATCGGGGCGGCACTGGCCCGCCCGGACCGCCTGCCGGTACTGGGCACGGGCGACGGCGGTTTCCACATGGCACTGTCCGAACTGGACACGGCGGTCCGCCTGGGCCTGCCGCTGGTGGTGATCGTCTACAACGACGCGGCGTACGGAGCGGAGATCCACCACTTCGGCGACGCGGACATGACGACGGTCCGCTTCCCGGACTCGGACCTGGCGGCGATCGCCCGCGGCTTCGGCTGCACGGGCATCACGGTGCGGTCGCCGGGTGATCTGCCGGCGGTGCGCGAATGGCTTGCGGGACCGCGTTCGGCGCCGCTGGTGATCGACGCCAAGATCGCCGACGACGGCGGATCGTGGTGGCTGGCGGAGGCGTTCCGCCACTGA
- a CDS encoding Lrp/AsnC family transcriptional regulator, whose product MPEELLDATDHEILGLLREDARRTLSDIAGRVTLSTAAVKRRIDRLRESGVITGFTVQVDHAKLGWGIEAFTELRFVGNTKVAEILRTTTRMPEAQAVFTIAGDPDALVWLRVRDMAHLQKTIDEIRRHHQVTGTKTLIALESWSR is encoded by the coding sequence ATGCCCGAAGAGCTGCTCGACGCCACCGACCACGAGATCCTCGGCCTGCTCCGCGAGGACGCCCGCCGCACGCTGTCCGACATCGCGGGCCGGGTGACGCTGTCGACGGCGGCGGTCAAGCGCCGCATCGACCGGCTGCGGGAGAGCGGGGTGATCACCGGGTTCACGGTCCAGGTCGACCACGCGAAGCTGGGCTGGGGCATCGAGGCGTTCACGGAACTGAGGTTCGTGGGGAATACGAAGGTGGCGGAGATCCTCCGCACGACAACGCGGATGCCCGAGGCCCAGGCGGTGTTCACGATCGCGGGCGACCCGGACGCGCTGGTGTGGCTGCGGGTCCGCGACATGGCGCACCTGCAGAAGACGATCGACGAGATCCGCCGGCACCACCAGGTGACGGGCACGAAGACGTTGATCGCCCTCGAGTCATGGTCCCGGTAG